One part of the Eublepharis macularius isolate TG4126 chromosome 16, MPM_Emac_v1.0, whole genome shotgun sequence genome encodes these proteins:
- the PSMD7 gene encoding 26S proteasome non-ATPase regulatory subunit 7 — MPELAVERVVVHPLVLLSVVDHFNRIGKVGNQKRVVGVLLGSWQKKVLDVSNSFAVPFDEDDKDDSVWFLDHDYLENMYGMFKKVNARERIVGWYHTGPKLHKNDIAINELMKRYCSNSVLVIIDVKPKDLGLPTEAYISVEEVHDDGTPTSKTFEHVTSEIGAEEAEEVGVEHLLRDIKDTTVGTLSQRITNQVHGLKGLNSKLLDIRSYLEKVATGKLPVNHQIIYHLQDVFNLLPDVNLQEFVKAFYLKTNDQMVVVYLASLIRSVVALHNLINNKIANRDAEKKEGQEKEEAKKERKDEKEKGEAKKEEKKEKK, encoded by the exons ATGCCGGAGCTGGCGGTGGAGCGGGTGGTGGTGCACCCGCTGGTGCTGCTCAGCGTCGTCGACCACTTCAACCG GATCGGCAAGGTGGGCAACCAGAAGCGCGTGGTGGGCGTCCTGCTGGGCTCCTGGCAGAAGAAGGTCCTGGACGTCTCCAACAGCTTCGCCG TGCCCTTCGATGAAGATGACAAAGATGACTCCGTGTGGTTCCTGGACCACGACTACCTGGAGAACATGTACGGGATGTTCAAGAAAGTGAACG CCAGGGAGAGAATTGTGGGATGGTACCACACTGGCCCCAAGCTCCACAAGAACGATATCGCCATCAACGAGCTCATGAAGAGATACTGTTCGAATTCA GTTTTGGTAATCATCGATGTGAAGCCAAAAGATTTGGGGCTGCCTACAGAAGCCTACATCTCCGTGGAAGAGGTTCACGAT GACGGAACACCAACATCCAAGACTTTCGAACACGTGACCAGTGAGATTGGAGCTGAGGAAGCTGAGGAAGTTGGGGTGGAGCATTTGTTACG TGACATTAAAGACACCACCGTGGGCACTCTCTCGCAGCGCATCACGAACCAGGTCCACGGCTTGAAGGGTCTGAATTCGAAGCTGCTCGACATCCGGAGctacctggagaaagtggccacAGGCAAGCTTCCCGTTAACCACCAGATCATCTACCACCTCCAGGATGTGTTCAACCTGCTGCCAGATGTCAACTTGCAAGAGTTTGTGAAGGCCTTCTACCTGAAGACCAACGACCAGATGGTGGTGGTGTACTTGGCCTCCCTCATCCGCTCGGTGGTTGCCCTCCACAACCTGATCAACAACAAGATTGCCAACAGAGACGCAGAGAAAAAAGAGGGCCAAGAGAAAGAGGAGGCCAAGAAGGAGAGGAAAGACgagaaggagaaaggggaggccaagaaggaggagaagaaggagaagaagtaG